The Xanthomonas sontii genomic sequence CGACAACCTCGGCAGCGCCGGCCATCCGGGCCAATACAGTGCGCATTGGGCGAGCCGCATCTCGTCCGCGCTGATGATCAGCTTGCTCAGCGACGCCTTCAAGTGGGCGGCGGCCGAGCATGGCCCGAAGACCACGACCACCGGCATCAATTCCGGTGTGGTCACCCAGCAGCCGTACGAGAGCAACACGGCGCAGTCTATCCAGCGTCTGGCCGACCAGGCCCTGGATCGCCGCCGTCCCGCCACCGTGACCATCAACCAGGGCACCATCGTGAACGTCTACGTCGCGAAGGACGTCGACTTCACGGCTGTGCTGCCGCGTTGACCGAGATCGAGACAGCGACGTGACCTTCGACGACTCTCCGACCGCGCAGATCTCCACGGATTTCCTGGATTACCAGTATTCGGTGCTGGGCATCCTGGATTACCTCAACTCGCCGGAAGTGACGGAAATCTGCATCAACCGTCCCGGCGAGCTGTACCTGGAGACCCTGCGTGGCTGGCAGCGGATGGACATCCCGTCGCTGACGTTCGACCGCGCGCGGCAGTTCTGTACAGCGGTGGTCAACGAGAGCAATACCGGCCAGCGCATCACCGATGCCGATCCGGTGGTGTCGTTGACCTTTCCCACCGGGCAGCGCGCGCAGTTCGTGATCCCGCCGGCCTGCGACGCCGGCAAGGTGTCGATCACCATCCGTCTGCCGTCAAAGCACACCAAGACCCTGGAGCAGTACAAGGAAGACGGCTTCTTCCAGGAGATCCTGGAGGTGCAGTCGGGTCTGAGCGAGCAGGATCGCGAGCTTCTCGAGCTCCGGCGGCAGCGCGATTACGCCGAGTTCTTCAAGAAGGCGGTGCTGTTCAAGAAGAATGTGGTGGTTGCCGGGGCCACCGGTAGCGGCAAGACCACCTTCATGAAGTCGCTGGTGAATCACATCCCGCACGAAGAGCGGCTGGTGACGATCGAGGACGCGCGCGAGCTCTTCATCAGCCAGCCCAATTCCGTGCATTTGCTCTACTCGAAAGGCGGACAAAGCTCGAGCAACGTCACCGCGAAGAGCTGCATGGAAGCGTGCCTGCGCATGAAGCCCGACCGCATCATCCTTGCGGAGTTGCGCGGCGACGAGTCGTTCTACTTCATCCGCAACTGCGCCTCCGGTCATCCCGGTTCCATCACCAGCTGCCATGCTGGCAGCATCGGGCAGACCTGGGATCAGTTGGCGCTCATGGTCAAGGCGTCGGCCGAAGGGTCGGGCCTGGAGTTCGCCGTCATCAAGCGGTTGTTGATGATGACGATCGACATCGTTGTCCACATCAAATCGCACGCGGGCCGGCGCTATATCACCGGTATCGATTTCGATCCGGAACGCATGCAGTCGGGTGGGGGATGAATATGTTCATTAAAGTGATAGGGCGAAACAGCGCCGATTGACTTTGAATTTTTCTTCCAACACGATTGATTTGCGACATCTGCGGCGTTCTGGGCGATTTGCCACGACGCCGATGCATAGGGAGTAACCACGGCATGTTGCCAGGCATGGAACTACTCAGCTGTCCCGAA encodes the following:
- the virB11 gene encoding P-type DNA transfer ATPase VirB11 yields the protein MTFDDSPTAQISTDFLDYQYSVLGILDYLNSPEVTEICINRPGELYLETLRGWQRMDIPSLTFDRARQFCTAVVNESNTGQRITDADPVVSLTFPTGQRAQFVIPPACDAGKVSITIRLPSKHTKTLEQYKEDGFFQEILEVQSGLSEQDRELLELRRQRDYAEFFKKAVLFKKNVVVAGATGSGKTTFMKSLVNHIPHEERLVTIEDARELFISQPNSVHLLYSKGGQSSSNVTAKSCMEACLRMKPDRIILAELRGDESFYFIRNCASGHPGSITSCHAGSIGQTWDQLALMVKASAEGSGLEFAVIKRLLMMTIDIVVHIKSHAGRRYITGIDFDPERMQSGGG